The Papaver somniferum cultivar HN1 chromosome 3, ASM357369v1, whole genome shotgun sequence genome includes a region encoding these proteins:
- the LOC113356747 gene encoding protein MIZU-KUSSEI 1-like, giving the protein MRMIDLGNQRGPLYIIDTPTDIDCGREVRFRRSFRSLVECMVPCCGFQPSSTTDSSSSDSESSSHHGSTVTGTFFGYRKGRVNFCLQDDSKSSPLLLLEFAVPTSYLAKEMQHGLLRITLECDRVRNNSQSNNSSNSSRSLFSVPAWSMYCNGRKVGFAVRRHMTESDAAVFKLMQSVSVGAGVLPVSPKSEDGELMYLRASFERVIGSVDSESFHMIHPGGSSGQELSIFFLRS; this is encoded by the coding sequence ATGAGGATGATAGATTTAGGAAACCAAAGAGGACCTCTATATATTATTGATACCCCAACAGACATAGATTGTGGACGTGAAGTTAGATTCCGAAGATCATTTCGTTCGTTAGTTGAATGTATGGTTCCATGCTGTGGTTTTCAACCATCATCAACAACCGACTCATCTTCTTCGGATTCTGAATCATCATCTCATCACGGATCAACCGTAACCGGAACATTCTTTGGTTATCGGAAAGGACGAGTTAATTTCTGTCTTCAAGATGACTCTAAAAGTTCTCCTCTGTTACTACTTGAGTTTGCTGTTCCAACTTCTTATCTCGCGAAAGAAATGCAACATGGGTTACTTAGAATCACACTTGAGTGTGACCGAGTTAGAAATAATTCGCAATCTAATAACTCTAGTAACTCATCTCGTTCTTTGTTTTCAGTTCCGGCTTGGTCTATGTATTGTAACGGTCGTAAAGTCGGATTTGCTGTTAGACGACATATGACCGAGAGTGACGCAGCAGTGTTCAAACTCATGCAGTCTGTATCTGTTGGTGCCGGGGTGTTACCGGTCTCGCCGAAATCAGAAGATGGTGAACTTATGTACCTCAGGGCGAGTTTCGAACGAGTTATTGGATCGGTTGACTCGGAATCATTTCATATGATTCATCCCGGGGGGAGTTCTGGTCAAGAATTGAGTATATTCTTTCTTAGATCATGA